The genomic interval TAAAATCAGGTTTGGATTCATCAAGCTCCGCACCATATAATTTGAAAATTATGTCTCCATCAGAAATTTTTTGCCCATCAAAAGCACCAATTACTTTCGGTCCTCCTCTATGAATTTGTATTAAGTTAATTGCTATTCTTAATCCTAATCTTCCACAACCGATCAGATCTATTCTGCCTTTTGGAACTTGTAAATCTTCCATTTTTTGTATTTCATCTATCATTTTATCACTTTGATGGGGGTTTTATCAATCACTTCAATATTAATATTAATTTCTTTTAAGAGGTTTGCTAATTGATATAAACCGGGTACTTCACTTTCATGATGTCCTAAATCAATTAATGTGATGCTTAAATTTTTTCCAAGGATTGCAGTTTCTTGTGTCAAATCACCAGAAATTAATATGTCTAATTCTTTTTCTTTTGCTAATTTGACATATTTTGAGTTTTTAAGACCAAATCCAGATATTGTTCCAATCTTATTTAAAATGTAATCATCATTTAATTGAGTTACAATCCTTACATTTTCATATTTGTCTAAGATGATTTTTTTCAATTGATTAAATGAATAATCAGTCTTACAGATTCTTCCAATATTTGTTTTTTCATCTAAAACATCAATTACATCTAATTTTAATGTCTTTGCTAAAATATCATTAGATCCTCCTTTAATTACATCCCAATTTGAATGAATTGTGTAAGTGGGTGTTTTAGGGATAAATAATGGGGGATGATGTGTAATAATTAATGTATTCTCACCATTATCATCATCAGGCAATAAATCCATGAAAATTTTAATAGATGTTATCTCTTGGTTTAAATCATATTCTCCATTCAATCCAACATTGTCGTGTTTTAATGCTAAATCTTCAGGTATTCTTTCATTTATAAAGCTAATAATTTCTTTAAGTTTCATTTAAAATCATTTTTGATGTTATTTTATCAAGTTCTCTGTTAATAATCTCATTACAATTAAATGGTTTTATTGTTGATACTTTAATTGCAGGCATATTTGTCAGTTCTATGAATTTATCAATATTTTTTTCTTTAAAAATAATTTCTTCAAAAAATCCCATTTCACAGGCACTATAGAGAACACCTTCTTTTTTAAGGCAGTTATCTAGGGCATTTGTTAATATTCTCATTGTTAAACTCATTGTTCCAGAAGTTTTTGTGTTAATTCCTTTTGTTTTTATAATTGCTTTATTTTGAGAATTCACCACATTTATTCTGTTTAGGATATTGTTTTTATGTTTCAACAAAATATCATTATTCTCTGCTATCGGATCTTCGATTATAAATGTATTAACATTAAATTTTGAAGACTGTTCTACATTGATTCCGCCAAATCCTGTGGTATCAATAACAACATCTCCATTATATATTAAATTTAGATCTGATGAAAATTTAATATTATTTTTTAATTCCCCGCCAATTTTGGTATATAATAACTGTTCTAAATGAGGATAAATGTCAACTAATATAATATTATTGTATTTTTCACTTAATTTTTTAACTATTCCCAATCCAGTAAAATACGTTCCAATAACAATTATTTTAACATTATTATCCAGATTTAAACTTTTCAAATATTCATATACAATTTGTGATTTTTTATTAATTATCTCATTAAAAATGTCTAATAATCTTATTTGAGATTTGATTGTAAATACTTCTGATGTAATTCCCGTATCGATATTCATTTTTTTAACCTTTTATCAAATCCAATCTTTTCAAGTGCTTCACATGCTTCTTCATATACTGCTTGTTCAAGAGATTTTTTATGAATGGGATGGGAAGGGGATGTTCCACAAGTTAATATTCTTCCTTTATTGTCTATAAAAATAAGTAATGAGCCAGAACCGGGAATTCCTAATCTGCCTCTTGCAATAATTAAATCAGCATCACTTTGATCAAGAGCCATATAAGCTTTTGCAAGGGCGGGAATTCTACTGGTGTCGGCAGTACTGGTATTAATTTGAAGGATTTCAGCTTCTGGAAGTCCATATTTATTTAATACTTCATTTAAAACTTTTACTTTAATCCCATTTTTATTTGGAACATAAATTTTTTTAGCATTTTTTATATATTCTTTAATTTCATTTATTTCATCAGTTGTATCTCCGAGTCTAGAGTTATTCCTAGATTCTTCAAATGCATCATGTATCATCTTTTCAAATGCCATAATAATCACTTTAAATTGAAATTAAATAGTTTGAGGTATTAACCCTAATTTTTCAATTACATTAATTACTTCTGTATAGTTGCCATATTCTGGTGATCCAACCCCTTTTACTTCAAGAGGGTAATTATCGGCAATCACAGTAGCTAAATTATTCGCCCCTGCTTTCAGTGAAAATTCAACATTTTCTGGCCCAACAGTCGGTGTAGGCATTGTAATTCTAATTGAAGGGTACATTATACGTGTAATGGCAACAATCTTCAACTGTTCTTTTAAGGGAAACGAAGGATAGTCAGCCATTGCAGTATCTGGATATGGATTAAAACCCATAATCGGAATTTCTTCAAGAGTTTTAAAGCTGGATAAATAACGCAAGTGTTTTAATCTATCCTCAACACTTTCTCCAATTCCCAATAGTAATCCTGATGATAAACCAATTCCTGCGGAACTCACTCGTCTGCAAGTTAAAATTCTTTGTTTCAATGAATCTCCGGGTTTTCTTTCATTAAATATGTCCTCATTGATTGTTTCGAGATTACAGCATACTGTATCAACACCTAATTTTGCTAATTCTTCTACTGATTTTTCAGTTAAATCTCCACCAACATTAATTAGAATTTCCAGATTCGAATTTTCTTTTACTATTTTGCATGCATTTACTGCCTGTCTGCCTTTATATCCATATCCTCCAGAGCAGCTTACACGAGGAATATGGGCTTTCTGAATTGAGACGATGGCATTTAAAATTTCTTCATTTGATTTATAAAATGCATCATAATATCCAGTTCTTGAGGTCTTTTCAGCAAATCCGCAGTATTCGCATCTTGGTTGGATTTGGCATTTATTGGTAATATGGACTGTTGATGTTAATTTTATTTCTTTTGATTGGCTATTTCTGATATAACAAGCTATTGAAAATAACTTTTCTAAATAGTCATTATTGTCAATTTTTAATAGTTCTAAATATTCTTCATCAGTTAATTTTTTTCCTAATTTTGCTTTATTTAAAATATCATCAATCATAACATCTAATCCTTAATACGTTATTTTGGAGATTAACTTATTTTTTAATAGCTACTTTTGATAATTATTAAAAAATAAGTTAAAATTGTTGGATTAATCCAACAATTAATTAACTTGTTTTTATTCGTCTTTACCTAAGTAATCTAATACAGTAGGAACAATTTCTGCTAGGGAACCGAAGTTCATGGAATCCGCAGTACCTAATAATGCAGCTGGATTTAAAGCATCATCCATTTTGTCAATTCCTTCATTCTGCATTAATGCAGTTACTTGTGTTAAAGCTTCATTAGCCATGGATTGTGCAAATCCTGCAGGAGCACCTAAAATTTGAGTCACTGTGTCTCTGTATGCTAAAATACCTGCATAGGTAATTGCAGTTACTGCAGAACACATGTCACATACAGGACCTATCATGTTTGCCGGCAATGTGAATGCAGATCCTCTTGCTTTTTTACCTAAATCCATTAATGTGTTGATGGAATCTTGGTCAGCAAAACCTTCTGCTATGTAAACTTGTCCTTTCATTTCAGGTACAGCACCAGGATGGTAGGAGGCTACATTAACATTTGTTCCGAGATCCTCAAAGATTTTATTTAATCCGGTAGTTGGGATGGTGCATGCATGAGTTACGATTGCACCTTCTTTGATGTCATCAGCAAAGTTTTTGATGATGTCAGGCTGCATACCGCCTTCAGGTAACCATGTCATTACCCAATCAGCATCAGCAACTGCTTCAGAATCATCAGTAGTTACTTTCATTCCCAAGTCTTCTGGGTGAGTAAAGTGAATTGCACCTTTTGATGGTTTTGGAACTGTTTCGGCTAATTCTGCTACTTTTGCTCTGATTGCTGGCATTACTTCTTCAGGATTCCCGGCTTTGTGTGCTGCTATTACTTCAGCATAATCAAAATCATCCACTACAGTAAATTCACCGTCAAAAGTTGGATCAGATACTACAACTTCATCTACTCCAGCTAACTCTAATAATTCAGCACCCATTTCAATTGTTGAGTGGGTCATTGAAATATTTTCTTTTCCTGTCGCCTCAGCAACCTCACAAGCTCTTGTGAAGTTTGTAATTCCACTTGCAGCATGGGTTCTATAACATCCTGCACCTAAAATTGCTACTTTCATTTTTTCAGTCTCCTTTTAATTTCTATTTTTTTTGAAAGATTTTTACTACAATGCTATTGTAAATGGGTATGTATTTTTATGGTAGTTACAACATGTAGTAATAATTTTTATTAAATTTGTGCTACTATTTAAATCTTTATATATTTCTTTAAATTAGTATTACTTATTTTTTATATATTTATTTTTAGTAATACTTGTATTACTTTTTTATTTATATTAATAAAATAGTATTACTTTTTTATTCATTATTTAAAGGATTTTAATTAAGAATAAAACAAAAAGTTTTTATTTAATATTGCACTGAAATATACTTAGAATGTGTTGGAGGATTTGTTTCATGTATGATTTAATTAAAGAAGCAGTTCATAGTGATGAAGCGGCAATTGAAATATCAAAAATGAAAAAAGATGTAGGTTCTGTGGTGGATGCAATATCTGAACTTTCATTAGATGATACCATGAAATTGGGAATGAGTTTTAAAAGATTTCCTTTAGGTTGTGATTTGACTGAAGTTGTTGTTGGTACATGTGCTTCGGATTTGGAATTAATGGATTTGTTGGGTAATTGCCGTCTATCTGATATGATTGGCGCTCCAATTCATATTTGTGCTTATGCTTTTTCTGATATTGGTGAAAAATTTGGAATGACTGGTTTTGAAGTAATGAAAAAGGTTCATGAAATTGTTGATGTTCCTCTTGATTTGGATCATTTTGGTGAAAATGGTGCAATGAGACTTCCAAAAAACATTACAGGTTGTGGTGGTGAATGTTACAGTAAAGGACCTTCATTTACTGAATGTCCTCGTGGAAGAATACATGAACGATTAATTGATAAAGAATTTGAACAAAAAGAAGATAAAGAAAATTGGGTTAAATTATCTTCATCTGTTGCAGTTAATGTTTCATCAGAACAAACTGGTGATGCTCATGCAGCTCCCTTAAGTGAAGCTAAGGATATTGCAGTTTTGGCTAAAAAATATGGCAAGGGTTTGGAGTCTATAATGTTTGTTGGTGATGGTTATGATGAAGTAATCACAGGTTTTGAAAAATCCATCGACCTTGGTGCTGATGTTATTGTAGTTGAAGGAGGTCCATTTAATAGATGTGAAAACACAACAGAATCATTTGCAAAAACAATTGCAGCTGCAAGAATTTTATCTCCTGGAAAAGTTGTAGCTACTAATGGTGCTTATGAACATGAACTTAGAATGGGACTGAGGTCTGGTTTAAATATGGTAATAACCGGTTTTCCTAAAAATCATCATGGTTATATGTGCGGATATGAACCTGGAACTGCAAGAAGGGGGAAGTTTGGTCTTCCAAGAGTAGTGCAAATAATCAATGAAGAATTTCCAAATATGGGTCTTCCAGTTCAAAAACAGGATTTGATTGCAATAGCCGCTGCAGTAAAATTTGCAGGCTCTGAAAATATTTATCCAAATAAAATAGGATCATATCATGTTGGGGATGCGCATTGGGCAACATTAGTTAATTCCAGGATGTATCATAATATTAAACTTAAACATACATTAAATGACATAGTTAATTTGGTTGAAGGTAGTACTGTTTCATTACATGGTGGGAGATTTGTTTCTTGGGTTATTGCCAAAGAACTTGACAAAAAAGTTGAAGAAATAATTATTTCCGATGTTGATGATTGGGTTTTGAGCAATACAGTTAATAATTTGCAAGATGAATTGAATGCTACAATCATTGCTGAAAATGATGATAAACGGGCATCTAGTCAGGCAAACTTTTCTATTGCTTCATCAACAATGATTTCAATTAAAGAAAACATTTTAAAGAAAGTACCGCATGCTTTAACTATAGTTTAAATTTTCCTTAAAGTTTAAATTTATTAAGAACAAATAATATTAAATAAGATTAATTATATTATTTTATTTTTAATTAAATTTTTAAGGTGAATTATGAACTATAAAAAACTTGTATTAGTTGGTTGTATTTCAGCATTTGTTGCTATTTTAACTTCAGTTATGGGTGTTGCAGGTACAATTATTGGTTCAGTTATTTCTTCTGTTCTTTATAATATGCTTACAGAAGTATTGGAAAATCCTATTGGGAAAAAAACATTCAGCCCTAGCTTTGAATGGGAAATTGCATATGTATTTCCACTTATTGTAATAGCTATAATTCAGTTTATTTTAATTTCAGCTTTATTATCAGAAGTTGGTATTTTACCTTATACTTTTGTAAATGTTTATTTATCAATTCAGGAAATTGCCAATAATAATTTATACAGAATTTTAGGTTTAGCATTGTTAGTTATGAGTGTTTATCCGTTTGTATTAAAAAGAGGCATTGTTAAAAAATCAAATGGAACGGTTATTGCATTTGTCGGTTTAATCTTTTTAGCCCGTGGGTTTGTGGATTTGGGAAACAGGATTACAGAGATTTATCATGCCGTATTTGTATATTTTGATTTACCAATAGCTATTATTGCTTTTGTATTGTTAGTATTTGTGATAATTAACATACTCATTTCAGCAAAATCTGTTGAAAATGAGTTTAAAGTAATTAGCCATAGTACTAATGAAGAAAATTTTTCCTCTCCAAATGTTCGAAGAGTACATCACTCCAGAAAACACAATGATTTCAACTATGCTGAAAGAGACATATCAAGACAAAATTATCAAAATATGAATAAACATAAACATGGTGATAATGTTCATGAAGTAAAATTTAAAAAAGTAGTTAAACAAGAATCTGATAGAAGCAAGTCATCAAATAGTAATCAAGAAGCAGGTATTAATGAATCTTCAGGCAATATTCAATTTGAATCCAATGATTTGTTGGATGATTACAAATAACGTGGTATAATGAGTAAAAAAGATAAAACTTTGAAAGATATTTTAGATATTATTTTATATGACAATCCTTCAACTCAAGATGAAATTGCTGTAAAGTTGGGAATAACTCGCAGATATGTTACTCAATTATTGCAACCTCTTGTTAAAGATGGAACTGTAAAAAGAGCATATATGATTGATTTAAAAAGCTATGAAAAAGTTGCCGAGTCTTTAAGTGATTATGCCGGATCTAATGAGACAAAAGGGAATGTGATAGTCAATGATATGATTGCAAACATGGCAAGACATGTTCATTCACAAATCGAAGTTTCGTTTGATGCTGTTTTAGAATATGATGAAGAAAAAGCAAATAAAGCCTTGGAAATGGATTATGCCACAAACAATATGGTTGAAAAGATAAGAACATCCGTCGAAACAATTGTTAGTATGAATAAACATTCGGAAATCTCAAAATCAATGCTTTATAATGAACTTGCTTATGATCTGGAGCGTATTGGTGATTATTGTGGTCATATTGCTAAATTTGTAATCAATGATGTTTATGAAATTGATGAAAATGTTTTAAAAAAATTAAAAAAGATGTATAAAATAGCTCAAAAAATGATTCGTTTAGCTATTACATCATTTATTGAAGGAAAAACTGAACTTAAAGATGATTTAATGGAATTAGAAGAATCAATCCATATTCTTCAAACTAAAGCTATTAATTTAATAGCAGAACAAATGGCTGAAAATTCATTTGATGAAAAAGAGCGTTCAAACTATTTTATTTATTTATTTAGAGTTGTCAAAGCATTTGAAAGAATGGGGGATATCTCTGTTGAAATGATGGATGTTTCAATCGAATTTCATGAAAATATTCCTAGGTCAACTACTCCGAGAAATTTCAGATAATAAAAAAGTAATTAGATTAGATAATGGTCTAATTATCATATATCTTTGTTGTTGCATGCCTATCTGCCCAACATTGGATACAAACACCAATTGGTAAACCTGCTGTGTGTGTATGTGCTTTTAATATTTTTACATCTAAACAGGTTGTCTTTCCACCAAGTCCCATCGGTCCAATTCCAGAATTATTGATTTCATCTAAAATTTCTTGTTCTAGTTTAGCTATTTGTGGATTGGGATTTCTCACACCAACTTCACCAAGTAAAGCTTTTTTACCAAGTTTTAAACATAAATCTGATGTTCCACCAATTCCAACACCTACAACTGTTGGGGGGCAGGGTTTTCCTTTAGCTTTAAGAACAGATTCCACTACAAATTCTTTAATGCCCTCAATTCCTTCGGCGGGGAGTGCCATTTTTAAAGCATTGTTATTTTCAGAACCGAATCCTTTAGGCAATATTGTTATTTCGAGGTAATCTTCATCGATTAATTCAATATCTATTGGAGGTATGTAATCTCCAACATTAACATTTGTATTTTCTCTTGTTAATGGATCAACAATGTTTGGTCTGATTGGGATTTCTTTTGTTGCTTTTTTTATACCTTCTTCAATCCCTTCACGTAAATTTTCAACTTCAACATTACCTAATCTAACAAAAACTACTGGCAAACCTGTATCTTGGCACATCGGAATTTGTTTTTCTTTAGCAAGTTCAATATTTTTTAAAATAGCTTCAATATTTAACCTTGCAAGATCATGTTCTTCAATTTTAAGAGCATCTTTAAGTGATTTCTTTACATCATCACCTAAAACGATAACGGCCTGTTTGTAAAGTTCATAAACAGTATCTTTAATAGTATCTTTTGTAATCAAAATAAAACCTTATAAAATTTAATTAATCTTATTTTTGATTTCAAAATATTTAAATTTTAATTACATTAATTGGGCAGACTTCAACACAATCTCTGCATTTGTTACATTTTTCACCATTAATTGTTATGGCTCCACCTAATACTTCAATTGCATTTTCCTTGCAAACTTTTAAACATGGCGCATCTGATGGTTGGCAGTGCATACAAAATAAAATAGGAGTGTC from Methanobrevibacter gottschalkii DSM 11977 carries:
- a CDS encoding fumarate hydratase; its protein translation is MITKDTIKDTVYELYKQAVIVLGDDVKKSLKDALKIEEHDLARLNIEAILKNIELAKEKQIPMCQDTGLPVVFVRLGNVEVENLREGIEEGIKKATKEIPIRPNIVDPLTRENTNVNVGDYIPPIDIELIDEDYLEITILPKGFGSENNNALKMALPAEGIEGIKEFVVESVLKAKGKPCPPTVVGVGIGGTSDLCLKLGKKALLGEVGVRNPNPQIAKLEQEILDEINNSGIGPMGLGGKTTCLDVKILKAHTHTAGLPIGVCIQCWADRHATTKIYDN
- a CDS encoding DUF3236 domain-containing protein translates to MAFEKMIHDAFEESRNNSRLGDTTDEINEIKEYIKNAKKIYVPNKNGIKVKVLNEVLNKYGLPEAEILQINTSTADTSRIPALAKAYMALDQSDADLIIARGRLGIPGSGSLLIFIDNKGRILTCGTSPSHPIHKKSLEQAVYEEACEALEKIGFDKRLKK
- the hmd gene encoding 5,10-methenyltetrahydromethanopterin hydrogenase; translated protein: MKVAILGAGCYRTHAASGITNFTRACEVAEATGKENISMTHSTIEMGAELLELAGVDEVVVSDPTFDGEFTVVDDFDYAEVIAAHKAGNPEEVMPAIRAKVAELAETVPKPSKGAIHFTHPEDLGMKVTTDDSEAVADADWVMTWLPEGGMQPDIIKNFADDIKEGAIVTHACTIPTTGLNKIFEDLGTNVNVASYHPGAVPEMKGQVYIAEGFADQDSINTLMDLGKKARGSAFTLPANMIGPVCDMCSAVTAITYAGILAYRDTVTQILGAPAGFAQSMANEALTQVTALMQNEGIDKMDDALNPAALLGTADSMNFGSLAEIVPTVLDYLGKDE
- a CDS encoding PhoU domain-containing protein; the encoded protein is MSKKDKTLKDILDIILYDNPSTQDEIAVKLGITRRYVTQLLQPLVKDGTVKRAYMIDLKSYEKVAESLSDYAGSNETKGNVIVNDMIANMARHVHSQIEVSFDAVLEYDEEKANKALEMDYATNNMVEKIRTSVETIVSMNKHSEISKSMLYNELAYDLERIGDYCGHIAKFVINDVYEIDENVLKKLKKMYKIAQKMIRLAITSFIEGKTELKDDLMELEESIHILQTKAINLIAEQMAENSFDEKERSNYFIYLFRVVKAFERMGDISVEMMDVSIEFHENIPRSTTPRNFR
- the hmdB gene encoding 5,10-methenyltetrahydromethanopterin hydrogenase cofactor biosynthesis protein HmdB — translated: MIDDILNKAKLGKKLTDEEYLELLKIDNNDYLEKLFSIACYIRNSQSKEIKLTSTVHITNKCQIQPRCEYCGFAEKTSRTGYYDAFYKSNEEILNAIVSIQKAHIPRVSCSGGYGYKGRQAVNACKIVKENSNLEILINVGGDLTEKSVEELAKLGVDTVCCNLETINEDIFNERKPGDSLKQRILTCRRVSSAGIGLSSGLLLGIGESVEDRLKHLRYLSSFKTLEEIPIMGFNPYPDTAMADYPSFPLKEQLKIVAITRIMYPSIRITMPTPTVGPENVEFSLKAGANNLATVIADNYPLEVKGVGSPEYGNYTEVINVIEKLGLIPQTI
- a CDS encoding SAM-dependent methyltransferase HcgC family protein, translating into MNIDTGITSEVFTIKSQIRLLDIFNEIINKKSQIVYEYLKSLNLDNNVKIIVIGTYFTGLGIVKKLSEKYNNIILVDIYPHLEQLLYTKIGGELKNNIKFSSDLNLIYNGDVVIDTTGFGGINVEQSSKFNVNTFIIEDPIAENNDILLKHKNNILNRINVVNSQNKAIIKTKGINTKTSGTMSLTMRILTNALDNCLKKEGVLYSACEMGFFEEIIFKEKNIDKFIELTNMPAIKVSTIKPFNCNEIINRELDKITSKMILNET
- the hmdC gene encoding 5,10-methenyltetrahydromethanopterin hydrogenase cofactor biosynthesis protein HmdC; translated protein: MYDLIKEAVHSDEAAIEISKMKKDVGSVVDAISELSLDDTMKLGMSFKRFPLGCDLTEVVVGTCASDLELMDLLGNCRLSDMIGAPIHICAYAFSDIGEKFGMTGFEVMKKVHEIVDVPLDLDHFGENGAMRLPKNITGCGGECYSKGPSFTECPRGRIHERLIDKEFEQKEDKENWVKLSSSVAVNVSSEQTGDAHAAPLSEAKDIAVLAKKYGKGLESIMFVGDGYDEVITGFEKSIDLGADVIVVEGGPFNRCENTTESFAKTIAAARILSPGKVVATNGAYEHELRMGLRSGLNMVITGFPKNHHGYMCGYEPGTARRGKFGLPRVVQIINEEFPNMGLPVQKQDLIAIAAAVKFAGSENIYPNKIGSYHVGDAHWATLVNSRMYHNIKLKHTLNDIVNLVEGSTVSLHGGRFVSWVIAKELDKKVEEIIISDVDDWVLSNTVNNLQDELNATIIAENDDKRASSQANFSIASSTMISIKENILKKVPHALTIV
- a CDS encoding 4Fe-4S binding protein — encoded protein: MRIMYSGNCTNCTTCGSCQQTQNVDTPILFCMHCQPSDAPCLKVCKENAIEVLGGAITINGEKCNKCRDCVEVCPINVIKI
- a CDS encoding Nif3-like dinuclear metal center hexameric protein — its product is MKLKEIISFINERIPEDLALKHDNVGLNGEYDLNQEITSIKIFMDLLPDDDNGENTLIITHHPPLFIPKTPTYTIHSNWDVIKGGSNDILAKTLKLDVIDVLDEKTNIGRICKTDYSFNQLKKIILDKYENVRIVTQLNDDYILNKIGTISGFGLKNSKYVKLAKEKELDILISGDLTQETAILGKNLSITLIDLGHHESEVPGLYQLANLLKEININIEVIDKTPIKVIK